In Streptomyces sp. NBC_01381, a genomic segment contains:
- a CDS encoding 3-oxoacyl-ACP reductase, with translation MADRYLNFTGTAPGRFLTRRLGLPQPAPLRRWSAEHPELEGELLHLTAGDSQHTSTLAEILARTGLKEVTATDAAEHVSAVVLDATALSDTPGLAQVHAALHPVVRQVAANGRIVVIGAPVSPSDHHQAAAQQALEGFVRSLGKELGRGRTATLTRISSASAAESTLRFLLSPRSAYVSGQVIEVGDAEPAPCDWDRPLAGRTALVTGAARGIGEAVAEVLARDGAHVVVLDVPSAQAELVRVADRLGGTALPLDITADDAGERIAAAVSAGGGLDVLIHNAGITRDRKLANMTADRWDPVLDVNLTSVLRTTDALLSSGTLKRGGSVVATASIAGIAGNVGQTNYAASKAGIIGLVRSLAPRALAEYGVTVNAVAPGFIETKMTAAVPLLIREAGRRMNSLAQGGLPVDVAETTAWLSGVASGGVNGQVIRVCGQSLLGA, from the coding sequence CCGGCGCCGCTGCGCCGCTGGTCAGCCGAACACCCCGAGCTGGAGGGCGAGTTGCTGCACCTGACGGCGGGGGATTCGCAGCACACCTCGACGCTGGCGGAGATCCTGGCCCGGACCGGCCTGAAGGAAGTCACCGCGACCGACGCCGCCGAGCACGTGTCGGCGGTCGTTCTCGACGCGACGGCACTGTCGGACACTCCGGGCCTGGCCCAGGTCCACGCGGCGCTGCACCCGGTCGTGCGACAGGTGGCGGCGAACGGCCGCATCGTCGTCATCGGCGCACCGGTCTCGCCATCCGACCACCACCAAGCAGCAGCGCAACAAGCACTGGAAGGCTTTGTACGTTCACTGGGCAAGGAGCTGGGAAGGGGCCGCACCGCGACCCTCACCCGCATCAGCTCGGCATCGGCGGCGGAATCGACCCTCCGCTTCCTCCTCTCACCGAGGTCGGCGTATGTCAGCGGCCAGGTGATAGAGGTCGGGGACGCCGAGCCCGCCCCCTGCGACTGGGACCGCCCGCTGGCCGGCCGCACGGCGCTGGTCACGGGCGCGGCGCGGGGCATCGGCGAGGCGGTGGCGGAGGTCCTCGCCAGGGACGGTGCGCACGTCGTCGTACTCGACGTTCCGTCCGCCCAGGCGGAGTTGGTGCGGGTGGCGGACCGGCTGGGCGGGACGGCACTGCCACTGGACATCACGGCGGACGACGCGGGCGAGCGCATCGCGGCGGCGGTGTCCGCCGGGGGCGGCCTCGACGTACTGATCCACAACGCGGGCATCACACGGGACCGCAAGCTGGCGAACATGACGGCGGACCGCTGGGACCCGGTCCTGGACGTCAACCTCACAAGCGTGCTGCGAACGACAGACGCCCTGCTCTCGTCCGGGACGCTGAAGCGGGGCGGCAGCGTGGTCGCCACGGCGTCGATCGCCGGGATCGCGGGGAACGTCGGGCAGACGAACTACGCGGCGAGCAAGGCGGGCATCATCGGCCTCGTCCGCTCGCTCGCGCCCCGGGCTCTCGCGGAGTACGGGGTGACGGTGAACGCGGTGGCCCCCGGCTTCATCGAGACGAAGATGACGGCGGCGGTCCCTCTCCTCATCCGGGAGGCGGGCCGCCGTATGAACTCCCTTGCGCAGGGGGGCCTTCCGGTGGACGTGGCGGAAACGACGGCCTGGCTGTCCGGCGTGGCCTCCGGCGGGGTGAACGGCCAGGTAATCCGGGTCTGCGGCCAGTCCCTGCTGGGAGCATGA
- a CDS encoding MaoC family dehydratase codes for MLAPQLLRGALLSPFKRPRPDAPLDTTPRTRPAARPDPRHLTTYANLCGYDDAHDAALPLTYPHILGFPLAMGIMTARTFPLPLLGLVHTSIEIAQERPLSPTEELEIGVHAAELSPHRRGTEATVVTEARATDGTAVWTSTSTYLARHKTSNTNTTPQATGGAPADTTPLPARAEWQLPPDLGRRYGAATGDRNPIHLYALTARALGFPRAIAHGMWTFARCLAERQTDTHPRRIHAEFKAPVLLPSTVIYAAEGPAFELRSPTGAVHLTGTG; via the coding sequence ATGCTCGCCCCCCAACTCCTGCGCGGCGCCCTCCTCTCCCCCTTCAAGCGCCCCCGCCCAGACGCACCGCTCGACACCACGCCCCGCACCCGCCCCGCAGCCCGCCCCGACCCCCGCCACCTCACCACCTACGCAAACCTCTGCGGATACGACGACGCCCACGACGCCGCCCTCCCCCTCACGTATCCGCACATCCTCGGCTTCCCCCTCGCCATGGGGATCATGACCGCCCGGACCTTCCCGCTCCCCCTCCTCGGCCTCGTCCACACCTCCATCGAGATCGCGCAGGAGCGGCCCCTCAGCCCCACCGAGGAGCTCGAAATCGGCGTACACGCGGCCGAGTTGAGCCCCCACCGCCGCGGCACCGAAGCCACCGTCGTCACCGAGGCACGCGCCACGGACGGCACGGCAGTCTGGACGTCCACCAGCACTTACCTGGCCCGGCACAAGACCAGCAACACCAACACCACCCCACAGGCGACCGGCGGCGCCCCGGCCGACACCACGCCCCTCCCCGCCCGAGCCGAATGGCAGCTCCCCCCAGACCTCGGCCGCCGCTACGGCGCCGCCACGGGCGACCGCAACCCCATCCACCTGTACGCGCTGACCGCCCGCGCCCTCGGCTTCCCCCGGGCCATCGCCCACGGCATGTGGACGTTCGCCCGCTGCCTCGCCGAGCGGCAAACGGACACCCACCCCCGCCGCATACACGCCGAGTTCAAGGCCCCCGTACTACTCCCCAGCACCGTCATCTACGCCGCCGAAGGCCCCGCCTTCGAACTACGCTCCCCCACCGGGGCTGTCCACCTCACCGGCACCGGGTGA
- a CDS encoding TetR/AcrR family transcriptional regulator, whose amino-acid sequence MPRAVREQQMLDAAVRIFGQRGYRAASMDEIAEVAGVSKPLVYLYLNSKEELFTACIRREAAALVAAVRCGVSGGGPADRQLWAGLRAFFAHTAERPDAWVVLHNQARTQGEPFAAEVAVMREEILAFVTALIAEAAREAHGNPALAEREVAGLAQALVGAAESLAGWAKEDASVSAKEAAATLMNFAWAGLGDLMRGRRWSPGAGEVDSPGGGA is encoded by the coding sequence ATGCCGCGGGCGGTGCGGGAGCAGCAGATGCTGGATGCCGCCGTGCGGATCTTCGGGCAGCGTGGTTACCGTGCCGCGTCCATGGACGAGATCGCCGAGGTCGCCGGGGTCTCGAAGCCGCTCGTCTATCTCTATCTGAACTCCAAGGAAGAGCTGTTCACGGCGTGCATCCGGCGGGAGGCGGCGGCGCTTGTCGCCGCCGTGCGGTGCGGGGTGAGCGGCGGTGGGCCCGCCGACCGGCAGCTGTGGGCCGGGCTGCGGGCCTTCTTCGCGCACACCGCGGAGCGGCCCGACGCGTGGGTGGTCCTGCACAACCAGGCGCGGACGCAAGGGGAGCCGTTCGCGGCCGAAGTCGCCGTCATGCGCGAGGAGATCCTGGCCTTTGTGACGGCCCTGATCGCGGAGGCGGCGCGGGAGGCGCACGGGAATCCGGCCCTGGCCGAGCGTGAAGTGGCGGGTCTCGCACAGGCGTTGGTGGGCGCGGCGGAGTCGCTGGCCGGCTGGGCCAAAGAGGACGCCTCCGTCTCCGCGAAGGAGGCCGCGGCGACGCTGATGAACTTTGCCTGGGCAGGGCTTGGGGATCTGATGCGGGGGCGCCGGTGGTCACCCGGTGCCGGTGAGGTGGACAGCCCCGGTGGGGGAGCGTAG
- a CDS encoding recombinase family protein, protein MAKPKRVGIYVRISKDRKGQELGIQRQEKACRELCERMGWGVYKVYPENDISASTTSKKRRPQYAEMMRDARDGFIDGVVVYSIDRLTRRISELSRFLEEQKEQGFAFATTEGEDTQTANGRMILTIKGAVAQQETERMSERVNNSLLQRREQGKPHAGGKRQFGFKEGTYFKELDDDETELIRAGYRMLMDRTPKTPGDVARFWNAEGSRTPLAAVWDIKAVKRVFRAERTGGIVTHKGRDVGDSIYGAPLTREQWENVQAVLDGRATRNAQGQGKRKHVYSGFLRCGHCQSTMRVQWATVQGRTFRRTFCHSAERGANGNLGCGKVNRQYTWIEERLNEVVEAALSKRKPQQPPAPDEDLTGQISLLEDRIRAMRGRWKAGQMEDEDYFDSLAHLRDELQTLRTREAATVVRQSRAETDVWAVWQDDSVENLVRRRAIVSSVIHKVDVFSVGRGRRKPPEISSIKITPVGAEDQTPSD, encoded by the coding sequence ATGGCCAAGCCGAAGCGCGTGGGGATCTACGTCCGGATCAGCAAGGACCGCAAGGGTCAGGAACTCGGCATCCAGCGCCAGGAGAAGGCATGCCGAGAGTTATGTGAGCGCATGGGGTGGGGCGTTTACAAGGTCTACCCCGAGAACGACATCTCAGCGTCGACCACCAGCAAGAAGCGCCGACCGCAGTACGCGGAGATGATGCGTGACGCCCGAGACGGATTCATTGACGGAGTCGTCGTCTACTCAATCGACCGACTGACGCGCCGGATCAGCGAGTTGAGCAGATTCCTGGAGGAGCAGAAGGAGCAGGGGTTCGCCTTCGCCACAACAGAGGGCGAGGACACGCAGACCGCGAACGGCCGGATGATCCTGACCATCAAGGGCGCAGTGGCCCAGCAGGAGACCGAGCGGATGTCGGAGCGTGTGAACAACTCCCTTCTTCAGCGGCGCGAGCAAGGCAAGCCACACGCGGGCGGCAAGCGCCAGTTCGGGTTCAAGGAAGGCACGTACTTCAAGGAGTTGGACGACGACGAGACGGAGCTCATCCGCGCCGGGTATCGGATGCTCATGGACCGCACGCCGAAGACTCCAGGGGATGTGGCGCGCTTCTGGAACGCGGAAGGATCGAGGACACCTCTGGCCGCAGTCTGGGACATCAAAGCGGTCAAGCGGGTCTTCCGAGCCGAGCGAACCGGGGGAATCGTGACCCACAAGGGTCGCGACGTCGGTGACAGCATCTACGGCGCCCCGCTCACGCGTGAGCAGTGGGAGAACGTCCAGGCTGTCCTTGATGGCCGCGCCACACGGAACGCGCAGGGCCAGGGCAAGCGGAAGCACGTGTACTCAGGGTTCCTCCGGTGCGGACACTGCCAGTCAACGATGCGTGTCCAATGGGCCACCGTCCAGGGGCGTACGTTCCGACGAACGTTCTGTCACTCGGCCGAGCGGGGCGCGAACGGAAACCTTGGCTGCGGGAAGGTCAATCGCCAGTACACGTGGATCGAGGAGCGCCTGAACGAGGTGGTGGAAGCCGCGTTGTCCAAGCGCAAGCCTCAACAGCCACCAGCCCCGGACGAGGATCTCACCGGCCAGATCAGCCTGCTGGAAGATCGCATTCGAGCAATGCGGGGCAGGTGGAAGGCAGGCCAGATGGAAGACGAGGACTACTTCGACTCGCTGGCCCACCTCCGCGACGAACTCCAGACGCTGCGCACACGTGAGGCCGCGACTGTCGTACGGCAGTCACGTGCCGAGACCGATGTTTGGGCCGTCTGGCAAGACGACAGCGTCGAGAATCTCGTACGGCGCCGGGCCATCGTTTCCAGCGTGATCCACAAGGTCGATGTGTTCAGCGTCGGTAGAGGAAGGCGCAAGCCGCCCGAGATCTCTTCCATCAAGATCACACCGGTCGGCGCAGAGGATCAGACGCCCTCGGACTGA
- a CDS encoding dicarboxylate/amino acid:cation symporter yields the protein MSANSPVAAGDQPEEKSKPGFRIPKFLKVPFWAQILGGLVIGVLLGWLARSQDISWLVTTLDKVGSTFIGLLKLAVAPLVFFAILVSITNLRKVNNAARLASQTLVWFMITSLIAVVIGLAIGLITNPGAGTGLTPKDGAKPDDAGSWIDFLTGIIPTDVVTPFTDLNVLQIVFMAAVAGIAVLKIGDKAQPILDLSESVLALLQKALWWVIKLSPIGTIGLIGFAIADYGWDLISKYATFTADIYIGCALVMFGVYPLLLTFVAKVNPLQFFKGAWPAIQLAFVSRSSVGTMPVTQKVTERLGVPKEYTSFAVPFGATTKMDGCAAIYPAIAAIFVAQIFDVQMGIKEYLLIAFVSVVGSAATAGLTGATVMLTLTLSTLGLPMEGVGLLLAIDPVLDMMRTATNVAGQVATPLIVAARENILDRDKYAKATSSPLDGYDEPADERQPVPVAA from the coding sequence GTGTCCGCGAACTCCCCCGTAGCCGCCGGCGATCAGCCGGAAGAGAAGTCGAAGCCCGGCTTCCGGATACCCAAGTTCCTCAAGGTGCCCTTCTGGGCCCAGATCCTCGGCGGTCTGGTCATCGGCGTCCTGCTCGGCTGGCTCGCCCGCAGCCAGGACATCTCCTGGCTGGTCACCACCCTGGACAAGGTGGGCAGCACCTTCATCGGGCTGCTGAAGCTGGCGGTCGCCCCGCTCGTCTTCTTCGCCATCCTGGTCTCGATCACCAACCTGCGTAAGGTCAACAACGCGGCGCGGCTCGCCTCGCAGACGCTGGTCTGGTTCATGATCACGTCCCTGATCGCGGTCGTCATCGGCCTCGCGATCGGCCTCATCACGAACCCCGGCGCCGGCACCGGCCTCACCCCGAAGGACGGCGCCAAGCCGGACGACGCGGGCTCCTGGATCGACTTCCTGACCGGCATCATCCCGACGGACGTCGTTACGCCCTTCACCGACCTGAACGTCCTGCAGATCGTCTTCATGGCCGCCGTCGCCGGTATCGCCGTACTGAAGATCGGTGACAAGGCGCAGCCGATCCTGGACCTGAGCGAGTCGGTCCTGGCTCTCCTCCAGAAGGCCCTGTGGTGGGTCATCAAGCTCTCCCCGATCGGCACCATCGGCCTCATCGGCTTCGCCATCGCCGACTACGGCTGGGACCTGATCTCCAAGTACGCGACGTTCACCGCCGACATTTACATCGGCTGCGCCCTGGTGATGTTCGGCGTCTACCCGCTGCTGCTCACGTTCGTCGCCAAGGTCAACCCGCTGCAGTTCTTCAAGGGCGCCTGGCCCGCGATCCAGCTGGCCTTCGTCTCCCGCTCCTCGGTCGGCACCATGCCGGTCACCCAGAAGGTCACCGAGCGCCTCGGCGTCCCGAAGGAGTACACGTCCTTCGCCGTGCCCTTCGGCGCGACCACCAAGATGGACGGCTGCGCCGCGATCTACCCGGCGATCGCCGCGATCTTCGTCGCGCAGATCTTCGACGTGCAGATGGGCATCAAGGAGTACCTGCTGATCGCGTTCGTGTCGGTCGTCGGCTCCGCCGCCACCGCCGGTCTGACGGGCGCCACGGTCATGCTGACCCTGACCCTGTCGACGCTGGGCCTCCCGATGGAGGGCGTGGGCCTGCTGCTCGCCATCGACCCGGTCCTCGACATGATGCGAACTGCCACGAATGTGGCCGGTCAGGTTGCAACGCCGTTGATCGTGGCCGCGCGGGAGAACATCCTCGACCGCGACAAGTACGCGAAGGCCACGTCGTCCCCGCTCGACGGGTACGACGAGCCTGCCGACGAGCGGCAGCCGGTGCCTGTCGCCGCCTGA
- a CDS encoding DUF4229 domain-containing protein: MLRYTLMRLGIFVGCSLAIWGLVYAEILPRGLGDSNLLWVLLLALVVSAPISFVALRKERDRASVQVAERVERTKASLEANRTQEDLADDAARAQS; the protein is encoded by the coding sequence ATGCTCCGCTACACGCTGATGCGCCTCGGAATCTTCGTGGGCTGCTCTCTCGCGATCTGGGGACTTGTCTATGCCGAGATCCTGCCGAGGGGTCTCGGGGACTCCAACCTCCTCTGGGTGCTGCTGCTCGCCCTCGTCGTCTCCGCGCCCATCAGCTTCGTGGCGCTGCGCAAGGAGCGTGACCGGGCCTCGGTCCAGGTCGCCGAGCGGGTTGAGCGGACCAAGGCCAGCCTCGAGGCGAACCGCACGCAGGAGGACCTCGCCGACGACGCGGCCCGCGCGCAGTCGTGA
- a CDS encoding GNAT family N-acetyltransferase produces MTLTFRLDPEIDPALRDGVLALWADVSNAGGAVGFVPPVTVEDIRPEWLKRLAQLSQGETRLLVGYDEDGAVAATAFLAYNTHRLMKHWIWLYVVMVHPKHQGKGYGRDLMAAAADAARGIDGIDAIRLTCRGGTGVDRFYESCGYKEVGRVPGAIRVGPGDDRDDITMLLPLG; encoded by the coding sequence ATGACTCTTACCTTCCGTCTGGACCCGGAGATCGACCCCGCCCTCCGCGACGGCGTGCTCGCGCTCTGGGCCGATGTGTCCAACGCCGGCGGCGCGGTCGGTTTCGTACCGCCCGTGACGGTCGAGGACATACGCCCCGAGTGGCTCAAGCGGCTGGCCCAGCTGAGCCAGGGGGAGACCCGGCTGCTCGTGGGGTACGACGAGGACGGTGCCGTCGCCGCGACCGCCTTCCTCGCCTACAACACGCACCGCCTGATGAAGCACTGGATCTGGCTGTACGTGGTGATGGTGCACCCCAAGCACCAGGGCAAGGGCTACGGCCGGGACCTGATGGCCGCCGCGGCCGACGCCGCCCGGGGGATCGACGGCATCGACGCGATCCGGCTGACCTGCCGGGGCGGCACCGGCGTGGACCGCTTCTACGAGTCCTGCGGATACAAGGAGGTCGGGCGGGTGCCCGGCGCCATCCGGGTCGGCCCCGGCGACGACCGCGACGACATCACGATGCTGCTCCCGCTCGGCTGA
- the mqnE gene encoding aminofutalosine synthase MqnE, translating to MDAGLKRELEQKVRAGERLSREDGIALYASDDLAWLGGLAHEVRTRKNGDVVHFNVNRHLNMTNVCTASCAYCSFQRKPGEKDAYTMRIEEAVRLAKAMEGENLTELHIVNGLHPNLPWRYYPRSLSELKKALPSVSLKAFTATEIHHFETISGMSASDILDELIEAGLESLTGGGAEIFDWEVRQHIVDHRTHWEDWSRIHRLAHEKGLKTPCTMLYGHIEEPRHRVDHVLRLRELQDETNGFQVFIPLRYQHDFVDMKDGKVRNKLQARTTMASGAEALKTFAVSRLLFDNVPHVKVFWVMHGLQTTQLALQHGADDMDGSVVEYKITHDADDFGTPNKLTREDLLDLIREAGFRPVERNTRYEAIREYEGPDLSLRETPQAMRV from the coding sequence ATGGACGCGGGGCTGAAGCGCGAGCTGGAGCAGAAGGTTCGGGCCGGCGAGCGGCTGTCCCGCGAGGACGGCATCGCGCTCTACGCGTCGGACGATCTGGCCTGGCTCGGCGGTCTCGCCCACGAGGTGCGCACCCGCAAGAACGGCGACGTGGTGCACTTCAACGTCAACCGTCACCTCAACATGACGAACGTGTGCACCGCGTCCTGCGCCTACTGCTCGTTCCAGCGCAAGCCGGGCGAGAAGGACGCGTACACGATGCGCATCGAGGAGGCCGTCCGCCTCGCCAAGGCGATGGAGGGCGAGAACCTCACCGAGCTGCACATCGTCAACGGCCTGCACCCGAACCTGCCGTGGCGGTACTACCCGCGTTCGCTGAGCGAGCTCAAGAAGGCGCTCCCGAGCGTCTCCCTGAAGGCGTTCACGGCCACGGAGATCCACCACTTCGAGACGATCTCGGGAATGTCGGCCTCCGACATCCTCGACGAGCTCATCGAGGCGGGCCTCGAGTCCCTCACCGGCGGCGGCGCGGAGATCTTCGACTGGGAGGTCCGCCAGCACATCGTGGACCACCGCACCCACTGGGAGGACTGGTCGCGCATCCACCGCCTCGCGCACGAGAAGGGTCTGAAGACCCCGTGCACGATGCTGTACGGCCACATCGAGGAGCCCCGCCACCGCGTCGACCACGTCCTTCGGCTGCGTGAGCTGCAGGACGAGACGAACGGCTTCCAGGTCTTCATCCCGCTGCGCTACCAGCACGACTTCGTGGACATGAAGGACGGCAAGGTCCGCAACAAGCTCCAGGCGCGGACGACCATGGCGTCCGGCGCGGAGGCCCTGAAGACCTTCGCGGTCTCCCGGCTGCTCTTCGACAACGTCCCGCACGTCAAGGTCTTCTGGGTCATGCACGGCCTGCAGACGACGCAGCTCGCGCTGCAGCACGGCGCGGACGACATGGACGGCTCGGTCGTCGAGTACAAGATCACGCACGACGCGGACGACTTCGGCACGCCGAACAAGCTGACGCGCGAGGACCTCCTCGACCTCATCCGCGAGGCCGGCTTCCGCCCCGTGGAGCGCAATACGCGGTACGAGGCGATCCGTGAGTACGAGGGTCCCGACCTGTCGCTGCGGGAGACCCCGCAGGCGATGCGGGTCTGA
- a CDS encoding Lrp/AsnC family transcriptional regulator — protein sequence MDAVDRQLIQALRENGRASYAELGRLVGLSGPSVTDRINRLEAAGVITGYRATVDSASLGLGVIALIGISLSDAADHEDVARRLKDLHEIEDCWFIAGDDSYMLKVRASDVDGLEKTIRRLSGTKGVSRTRTTIVLSTKWENRVGELPEEVQ from the coding sequence ATGGACGCCGTGGACAGGCAGCTCATCCAGGCCCTGCGGGAGAACGGCAGGGCCTCGTACGCCGAACTCGGCCGCCTCGTCGGTCTCTCCGGCCCGAGCGTCACGGACCGGATCAACCGCCTGGAGGCGGCCGGTGTCATCACCGGTTACCGCGCGACCGTCGACTCGGCGTCGCTGGGCCTCGGGGTCATCGCCCTCATCGGCATCTCGCTCTCGGACGCCGCCGACCACGAGGACGTGGCGCGCCGGCTGAAGGACCTGCACGAGATCGAGGACTGCTGGTTCATCGCGGGCGACGACTCGTACATGCTCAAGGTCCGTGCCAGTGACGTGGACGGCCTGGAGAAGACGATCCGCAGGCTGAGCGGCACGAAGGGCGTCTCCAGGACGCGTACGACGATCGTGCTCTCCACCAAGTGGGAGAACCGGGTCGGGGAGCTGCCCGAAGAGGTCCAGTGA
- a CDS encoding UbiX family flavin prenyltransferase, translating to MNPGDTQRKPWIVGVSGASGTPYAAAVLRALLAAGESVDLVVSRASRLTLLDETGIAFRDAHWRDDLHAWLGRGADGKPETFDVPVDDVRYWAPGDLAAGPSSGSYATKGMLIVPASTACVAGVALGLSKDLLQRSASVTLKEGRQLVVCVRETPLNGPTLKHLVSLDEAGAVVLPASPAFYAGATHIQDLVDFVAGRVLDAAGVPHSLYRRWEGELGSGSQGA from the coding sequence GTGAACCCAGGAGATACGCAGCGTAAGCCTTGGATCGTGGGGGTGTCCGGCGCCTCGGGGACCCCGTACGCCGCAGCCGTGCTGCGCGCGCTGCTCGCGGCCGGGGAGAGCGTGGACCTCGTCGTCTCGCGGGCCTCACGCCTGACGCTGCTCGACGAGACGGGCATCGCCTTCCGGGACGCGCACTGGCGCGACGATCTGCACGCGTGGCTGGGCCGTGGCGCCGACGGGAAGCCGGAGACGTTCGACGTGCCGGTGGACGACGTGCGGTACTGGGCGCCCGGTGATCTGGCCGCGGGCCCCTCGTCGGGGTCGTACGCGACCAAGGGAATGCTGATCGTGCCCGCGTCCACGGCGTGCGTGGCGGGGGTGGCGCTCGGTCTCTCGAAGGACCTGCTGCAGCGGTCGGCGAGCGTGACGCTCAAGGAAGGCCGGCAGCTGGTCGTCTGCGTACGCGAGACGCCGCTGAACGGGCCGACGCTGAAGCACTTGGTGAGCCTGGACGAGGCGGGCGCGGTCGTGCTGCCCGCCTCTCCGGCGTTCTACGCAGGGGCGACACACATCCAGGATCTGGTGGACTTCGTCGCCGGGCGGGTGCTGGACGCGGCGGGTGTGCCGCACAGCTTGTACCGCCGTTGGGAGGGAGAGCTCGGCTCCGGCTCCCAGGGGGCTTAG